Within the Desulforegula conservatrix Mb1Pa genome, the region CCAGATATTTTTGAAGTTGCATCTTACGGAACCTCAAAAGGTCTGAGAATGGTAATGGCTGTCAACGGTACTCTTGTGACACCTGAAACAGCTGTTAAAATGGCTGAAAGCGGAATAAAAAGAATCAGCATAAGCATAGACGGCGCAACCAAGGAAGTTCACGATAACTTCAGGGGAGTTCCCGGAGCTTTTGAAGGTGCCATGAGCGGCATAAAACTCGCTAAAGCGGCGGGCATAGAATTTCAGGTAAATACAACAATAACACAGAGAAATATTGATCAGATTCCGCATATCCTGAAACTTGCCGAAGATCTTGGCGCAGCAGCACTTCATATTTTTCTTCTTGTTCCTACTGGCCGAGGCAAATACATCGCAACAGAAGGTATAGACGCTGAAACATACGAAAAAACACTGAACTGGTTCTATGATCAGAGGGAAAAGACAAAACTTCAGCTTAAAGCCACCTGCGCACCTCATTATTACAGAATCCTGAGACAAAGAGCAAAGGAAGAAGGCAAGACCGTCACCTTTGACACCCACGGCCTGGACGCTGTTACGAGGGGTTGCCTTGGCGGCACAGGTTTCTGCTTTGTCTCACATACCGGAGTCGTTCAACCTTGCGGGTTCCTTGATCTGAACAGCGGAAACATAACAGAGGATTCGTTCGTAAATGTATGGAAAAACTCTGAAGTGTTTAAAAATCTACGTAACTATTCTCTCTATACCGGGAAATGCGGTGCATGCGAATACAAGGGCGTGTGCGGAGGATGCAGGGCAAGGGCATATGAGGCGACCAACGGGGATTATCTCTCCGAAGAGCCTCTTTGCACTTACTCACCAGCTGGCATGGCTCTATAAAAAATGGCTGTGTTCACGTCAAAAAACTTTATATTTTTATTATGATTAGACGCAAAAAAGCCTGAATTTGTATGTGCTCTGTCTTATATACTCATCAATGTAACATCTTGAACATTTGAAATGAGATAGGCCGTTTGAATGGCAAGCCTGTTGTTGCATTATTACTGGAAAACCCTTTTGAAAAAGGGTTTTCCAGACCTTTCCCAAAACTTTTATGTTTTTTTATTACGAGTTGAGAGCATCTGTTTTTCAAACAAAAGAACCCATAACCGAAAAGTTTTTGCCAAGCTTTTTTCAAAAAGCGACCCACCTGAGGCTATTTTTATAAAAATATTAAGTAGTTATTGAAACAATAAAGCTTTCCACACTTAAAAAAGCATAGCCTAAAAAATCAGAATGACTTCTCCTGGAGCTGTACCTTTTTTGCCGGCTTGCCGCAACCCCATCAACAGCATTGACCCGCGACTATTTCCTCTGATATAGGATTTCGGCACAGCAAATAATAATTTATCAAAAACAGCATCTGCTCGAATCTCTATTTAGGATTTCTATTTAAAATTCATTAAGCATGAAAATCAAAACACTAGAAATATGCGGATTTAAATCCTTTCCAGAGAAGACCGTCATTAATTTCCCCAAAGGCATTTCTGCGATTGTCGGGCCAAATGGTTGCGGCAAAAGCAATGTAATTGACGCCATGAGGTGGATCATGGGCGAGCAGAATGTAAGAAATCTAAGAGGAAGAACTTCCGAAGACATTATATTTGCAGGAACAGAAGCAAAACAGCAGCTCAATATGGCAGAAGTGTCCGTGACACTGATCAATGACGACGGCAGACTGCCTGATGTCTACAATGATTATTCTGAAATAATGATCACAAGGCGGCTTTACCGATCAGGAGAAAGCGAATACAAAATAAACCGCCATCCATGCAGGTTAAAAGACATCCATGACATTTTCATGGGGAGCGGGGCAGGTAAAAAATCATTTGCTGTCATCCAGCAGGGCAATATTGGCGCAATAACTGATGCAAGCCCTGAGGAAAGAAGATTTTTTGTCGAAGAAGCTGCCGGAGTTACAAAATACAAGGCCAGAAAAGACGAAACACTCAAAAAAATAGACGCCACAAATGAAAATCTCCTCAGAGTCGAAGATATTATATCTGAAGTAAAACGTCAGATGGACAGCCTTTCAGCCCAGGCAAAAAAGGCTGAACGCTTCAAGGAATATCAGAAAGAAATAAAAAAGCTTGAACTTGCAATTTCAGCGGTAAAATATTCGGAGCTTAACGATAATTCCAATCTGATCAACGAAAAGCTCACAATCCTCAGAAATACCGAATTAATCATAAATTCCCAGATTAGTGAAACAGGCGCTGGCCTTGCCAAGGAAAAGCTTGAACTTGATCTTTCGGATGAAACTATAGCCCGCCTAACTTCTGAAAGGTATGAAAAACTCAGACTGACAGATCAGGCTGAATCAGAGCTCAAACACTGCAATGCCGAAAAAACACGCCTTGAAAAGGAGATTGAGGATACAGGCTCAAGAATTGAAAAATCAAACGAAGAAGCAAGGAGCATGGATGATGAAATAACCCAGGCCGCTTCGGAGCTTGAAATTCTTGAAAAGCAGATAAAAGAGCTGGAAGAAAAAAAGCTTCAGGCCGAATCGTCATCCGTACGCCTTAAAAAAGCTGTTTCAAGGCTTGAAAGACTCGGATCTGAAATGAACAGGAAGTACACTGAGACAGTTGCTTTCCACGCAAGAATATCCTCTTCCATGAAGTCATCAGAAGGTGCCCTTGAAAGTATTAAATCAAGGCTGAGACGACTTGACGAGGAAGCAGAAGCTTCAAAGAAAAATCTCAAAGAATTTGAAACCTCAAAAAGAACTGCTGACGAAGATCTCGAAGGCATTCTGTGCGACATGAGGGATTCTGCCGAGGATATGTCAAAAGCCCAGAAAAGGCTTTCTGAGAGTAACTCTGCCTTGGAAGCTGCTACATCAGCGCTTAAGGACTCTGAATTCAGACAAAAAGGACTTCTGTCTGAACTTGGCACCTTAAAAAAAATGGATGAAAGCATGACAGGCTTTGGCGAAGGACTAAAAATGCTTTGCCGGGATCCCAATGTCTCTGACAGCCTTTCGGTCTTTGCCGATCAGTTCATAATTGAGGCTGGATATGAGAGAGCGGTTGAAGCGGCACTTGGAGAATCAGCCCTTTTTCTTTATGCAAATGAACAGGAAACGGTTTTTGAAGCCTTAAAGCTTCTTAAAGATAAAAAAGCTGGCAGATGCGGATTCATATTACATTCCAATCATTTGATACCTGCTACAAAAACGAATCTGAAAGACCATGCGCGGGAAATACTTGAATTTGTAAGACCACTTCCTGGTTTTGAAATAACTGTCGACGCTCTTTTAGCAAATATTTTTTTAGTTGAAGACATATACAGCATTAAATCAATACCTGAAAATCTGCTCGCAAATTCAACAATTGTGACCCAAGCTGGCGATGTGGTCAAAAATGGTTTCTTATTCAGCGGAGGAAGTGATGAAGGCAACTCAGGCATATTCGAAAAAAAGAACAGAATAAGATTCCTTGAGCATGGAATCTTAGAAGGCACATCTGAACTCGAAGCCTTGGAAATAAAGGTTTCAGAAGCAAAGAATCACATAGAGTCAGCCAGAAAGAATCTCGCTGAGGTTACTGAGACTCATAACGCCTGCATTCATGACAAACAGGAAGTTGAGCGCAAAATTTTTCAGATAGAGGAATCTATTAAACATGCAAGGAAAAGATCTGAAATAGTTATCCTTGAACAGGATCAGCTCTCAGGAGAGCTTGAGGACATGGAGATAAAGGTATCAAAGGACAAAAAGCAGTTCCTTGAAGCCGAAAAAAACATAGACCTCATAAAAATCATTCTTGAAAAAATCAGAATAAAAACTGATCAGATAAGACAAAAAACAGAATCTTCATCAGGAAGTCTTTCTGAAATAATTGGAGCATTCTCAGGAGCTAAAAGCAGGTATTCCGGAGCAAAAAGCCAGCTTGAAAGACTTGTAAAATTCAGGGATGACAGTAAATCACGCCTTGAGCAGATGTTGACCCAAATTGCTGAAAAAAAAGCAGATCTTGATAAAACCGAATTAAGGGCCGAGGAAACAAGGAAAAGCATTCATCTTCTTGGAGAAACCCTTGCTGAATTATCTGAAAGCCTCGAACAATCAAGAGAAGCCAATAACAGCATAAAAGAAAGAGTCAAAGAGCTGATCTCCCGCCACGATGGACTTCAGAAAAAAAATGATCTGATCAAGGATGAAATCAGGAATTCCGAATCTGACAAATCACAGATGGATATCCAGATGCAGGCCATTGAGACAAGAATTTCAGAAAAATACCATATTCCAATGTCCGAATGCCTGGAAAACTTCAAAAGCATTTCAGACCTTATTTCAGTTCAAGACATGGAGCAGAGCCTTGCAGCTTTCAAGAAAAGAATAGCAGCGCTCGGCGAAGTTAATATGACCGCAATCAGGGAATATGAAGAGTTAAAGGAACGTTTTGACTTTCTGACTACCCAGAAAGATGATCTTGTAGCAACAATTGAAGACCTTCAAAGCATAATCAGAAAAATAAACCGTATAACACAGGAAAAATTCATAGAGACCTTTGAGCAGATCAATTTGAAGCTCAAAGAGGTCTTCCCACTTCTTTTCGGTGGAGGAAAAGCCGAGCTTATTATGACAGATCCTTCCAAACCACTTGAAACAGGTGTGGAACTCATGATACATCCACCAGGTAAAAAACTTTCCAGACTCAGTCTTCTTTCAGGTGGTGAAAAGGCTCTTTCAGCAATTGCCTTTATATTCTCTGTTTTTATGATCAAGCCCGCGTCTTTCTGCATCATGGATGAAATTGACGCTCCACTTGATGAAGCCAATGTTATCCGTTTCAATGAGCTTGTGAAGGTAATAGGTAAAAATTCACAGATACTTGTAATAACCCATAACAAAAAAACCATGGAATTTGCAGACGTCCTTTTCGGTGTAACAATGGAAAAAAAGGGCGTTTCAAAGGTTGTTTCCGTGGATTTTACACGTGGAGAGGTTGTTAAAAATGGCGTTTAGCTTTTTCAAAAAAGACAAAAAAGCCGAAGAAATAAAAGAAACGGTTTCTAAAGAATCCCTGGAAATTCCTGAGGTTCAGATTCCTGAAAAACAAGAAAATGTTGACGAAGCAGAATCAGGAACAGACAGTGAATCAAAAAGTGACGGTTTTTTCGCAAGACTTAAAAGGGGACTTGAAAAAACCAGAAAAATCCTGACAACTGATGTTGATGAGCTATTCTCAATTAACAGAAAGATTGATGATGATCTTCTTGAAGAAATTGAGGAACATCTTATTACGGCAGACGTTGGTGTCAAAACAACCCTTAAGCTCATGGATGTGATATCTGAAAAAGCTTCCAAACTTAAAACCGCGTATGATTTAAAATCGACCTTAAAATCTGAAATAGCCGCAATTCTTTCAAAAACTCCTTTATCTGAAAAAATGCCGTTCAAAAGGACAGATAATAAACCGTACGTAGTTCTTGTAGCTGGCGTGAATGGCGTTGGAAAAACAACAACAATAGGGAAAATAGCTTCCCAGTATTCCGCAAAAGGTAAAAAGGTAATAATAGCAGCAGCGGATACTTTCAGGGCTGCTGCGGCAGAACAGCTGGGAGTCTGGGCCGAAAGGTCAGGATCAGAGCTTATTCGTCATAAAGATAATTCCGACCCTGCTGCTGTAGCCTTTGACGCAGTTTCAGCATCCGTTGCAAGAAAAGCTGATATTGTGCTGATTGATACTGCTGGAAGACTTCATACAAAAGTTAACCTGATGGAAGAGCTTAAAAAAATAAGAAGATCTGTTGAAAAGGCTCTTCCGGGCGCGCCGCATGACACGATAATGGTTGTTGACGCCACAACCGGCCAGAATGCTCTGAGTCAGGCAAAACTCTTTGATGAGGAGATAGGGATCACAGGAATAGTTTTAACCAAACTTGACGGTACTGCCAAGGGCGGAATAGTTGTGGCAATATCAGATGAGCTTGATATTCCAATATGTTATATTGGAGTTGGAGAGCAAATAGAAGACCTTCAGGAGTTCAAACCTGAACTGTTTGCCGACGCTCTTTTCTGATGCCAAGAATAAAAATAAAAAAAATAAAATTATTGTTACCTGATTATTGACTTAGGGCCTGAATAGCTGGTAAATACCAAGTAAACGACGTTTACAAAATTAATTTGTTTCACCCGAACCCAATTCAATTCAATTTGCAAAAACTGGTAATAGCGTAAATTTAAGAAAGCTTTAGTTATGTCATTGGATAATGACGATATTGAGCTTAAGTTATTTGCTTGCGGTTGAATTTTAAATCATAATAATCACAAGAGGGGAAAGATGGTTCCTGGCTTTGTTGCCCGGGTACTGTCGTATCTAAACACGTATTACAAGAGAAGGGATTGATGCATGACTAAGGCAGATCTGATTGACAAAATGGCAAGCTCGGCAGGTATAACAAAAACCGCAGCTGGCGCAGCACTCGAAGCTTTCATGGAAGGAGTAGTTGAGGCTCTCAAGGAGGAAGACGGCAAAGTTACCCTCGTTGGATTTGGTACTTTCACAAAGACCACCCGCAAAGCCAGAAAGGGAAGAAACCCTAGAACTGGCGAAGAAATCACAATCGACGCCTGTGACGTCGTCAAATTCAAGCCTGGCAAAATGCTCCGCGACTAATCAAAAAAAGCGGCCCTTTTGCTATATAGGGGCCGCTTTATTTTTCTTATCGCCTCTGGCTGGTCGTTTTTTTAAATAAAAGAACTCTTAAAAATACTTCTGTAAATTTAGATTCTTGCAAAATTCATTAATCTGAAATCTTGAAATAATTTGATCATTTCAACAATTCAATCAGTTCTTCTTCCCCCAGCACCTTAATTCCAAGCTGATTAGCCTTATCAAGTTTGCTTCCAGGGCTTTCTCCGGCAACAACATAATCGGTTTTAGAGCTTACTGAGCCAGTGACTTTTCCACCACTTGATTCAATCAGCTTTTTTGCCTCATCCCTCGACATGACCGGAAGAGTTCCAGTGAGAACAAAAGTCTTACCGGAGAATTTTCCTTGAGCAGCTTTTATTTCTGGTTTCTTCAAGACAACGCCATAACTGAACAGTTTCTCTATTTCAGCTTTATTAAGAGGATTATGGAAAAAAAATGCGATTGATTCTGCAGCAACTGGCCCTATTCCTTCAATTTTTTCAAGCTCGTCGGGTAGTGCTTTAAAAAGCATCTGGATATCTGGGTACTTTTCACTAAGTAGCACCGCTGTCTGCTGGCCTATATGCCTTATGCCAAGAGAATTGATAAATCTCCAGGCTTCTATGGTCTTTTTGGATTCTATGGCCTTAATAATGTTCTGGGCAGATTTAACACCCATTCTCTCAAGTGCGGCAAGCTTTTCAATATCAAGAACAAATAGATCAGCTGCTGATTTAATGAGACCTGATTCAAGAAGCCTTTCAACCAGGCTCTCACCCAGACCTTTAATATCGAATGAATCCTTTGCTGCAAAATGTATTATACCTTCCTTGACGACCGCAGGACATGAAACATTAACACATCTTAAGACAGCCTCATCCTTGTCCTGAAACACCTCTCCGCCACATTCGGGACACGTTTCAGGCATTTCAAACAATATCTCTGATCCGTTCCTTAGAGTCTCAACAACCTTGACCACCCGTGGAATGACGTCCCCTGCCCTTTCAACAAAGACTGTGTCGCCGATCCTTATATCTTTTCTTTTAATCTCATCTGCATTATGAAGACTGGCCCTCGAAACCATTACTCCGCCAATATTCACAGGATCAAGAAAAGCAACCGGAGTAATCGCTCCGGTTCTGCCCACCTGAACCTTGATGTCTAAAATCTTTGTGGTTTCCTGAATCGACGGAAATTTCCATGCAATGGCCCATCTCGGACTTTTTGCCTTTATGCCGAGCTCTGCCTGAAGCCTGAAATCATCAACCTTCACCACCATTCCATCTATTTCGTATGGAAGGCCCGGACGCTTTTCAAGCAGGTCATTATATACTTCAATCACCTCATCGACTGAAATTCTGCCTTTAATGAAAGGATTAACCATGAAACCGGCATCTGCAATATACTTAAGCATATCGATCTGGGAAGAAAAGCCCGCTCCTTCATGAATTCCGACTCCATAAGCATAAAAAGACAGCCTTCTCCCTGATGTTACGGAAGGATCAAGCTGACGGAGCGAACCAGCAGTAGCGTTTCTCGGATTTGCAAAAAGGGGTTGTCCTTCTTCAAGCCTGTATTTATTCAGATTTTCAAATGCAGCCTTATCCATTACAGCCTCTCCCCTCACCTCAAGCAATTCAGGAATGCTTTCCTCTGAAGTCTGGAGTTTAAGAGGAATATTTCTGATTGTTTTTACGTTTGCTGTTATGACTTCCCCTGTTTCACCGTCCCCCCGGGTAAGAGCCTTGACAAGAATCCCTTTCTCATAGATCAGCTCAAGCGCCACGCCGTCCAGCTTGGGTTCAGCTGTAAATAGAATTCTGTCTTTACTGTTTTCCAGAAATTTCATTATTCTCTGATGGAAATCATGAATATCTCCTGTATCAAAAGCATTATCCAAGGAAAGCATTGGTAGACTGTGTCTGGCCTGTTCAAATTTCTCTGCCGCGAGACCGCCGAGCCTGTGAGTAGGAGAATCCAAGGTCACAAGTTCGGGATAGGCGTTTTCAATCTCTGAAAGTTCTTTCAGCAGACGGTCATATTCGGCGTCTGATATGATCGGATCATCAAGCACAAAATATCTGTAATTATGCTCATACAGAGCTTTTTTAAGTTCTTCAAGCCTTTTGGCAATTTCACTCTTCATCATAATATCCTTGAGTCTGAATAAATTGGGGAGCTTTTGCCTCCGGCGGGTCGCTTTTTGAAAAAAGCTCCGCAAAAACTTCAATACTATTTGAGGCAGGATTTATAGTTATTTCAAAAATTATGTTCGTGGGTGTTCAAGCCCTATGCTTGCGCGCCAGAACCTTAGCGTCCCTTGCTCGTAACCAGGCATTATCATAAGCATATTTTTAGAATCAAATCACATACTGATTTACGCCCCTGTTTAAAACCCTCTTCCCTTAAGCCTGTCTTCCATTTGAGAGTAAAAAGCTCATCTGATACAACCAAAATGGCGCTTGCTGCAACTCCCCTTTTTTTCGCTACATAAAAAAAGGCGGATGTTTCCATATCAACGGCCACAGCGCCTTTATCTCTAAATAGAGCCACTTTCTCCGGGGTTTCCATATATGGAGCGTCCGTAGTCCAGATCTTCCCTTCATAGGGTTTTAAGCCTTTTTCTTCTGCTTTTTTTAATAATATTTCTGAAGAATTGAAATCAGGGTAAGAAATATTATTATCAGAAGAATCAAACATATAATGCCTTGAAACACCTTCATCAATCAAAGCTGAGTCGGGAATCAGTATTGAACCGATTTTCAAAGATTCTGAAATTGATCCACACCAGCCTGTAAATATGAACTTCTTCACTCCCCATTTTATCAGTGTCTCCATGATCATTACAGAATAAGGAGCGCCCATGAACGGCCCTGCGATGCATATATCAGGATTATTTTTTGGTATCACAATCTGGGCCATAAAAAGAGGTATTCTTTTTTCTATGGCGTCGAATGATCTGACAAGCATATCCATATCAGGCTTTATGCCAGTAAGGATTGCGGTCTTGGGAGCAGTGCCTTTTATGTCTGGAGGAGTAACTATTGAGGTCATTTTATTCCAAGCGCGTGCCAGTAAGGTTCAAAACTCTGCTCTGCAATTTCCGCAATAAGCCTGATGAAAGGCTCATATTCGCCGCTGGTGTGAGCTTTATCCAAAAATGAGTAGTATTCGAGACGACGGTTAACAGGAATCACGGCTGCCGGATATCCAGCCTTCATAAGCTCAACATTCATGAGAAGCCTTGATGTTCGGCCATTCCCGTCAACAAAAGGATGAATCTTTACAAAGTCACAATGAGCTCGTGCGGCAAGTTCAACAGGATGCATATCTGACGCACTTTTCTGATACCAGCTTATAAAACCTGCCATCTCATCGGAAACATGGATATAATCAGGAGGAACATGCTGGGCTCCGGATATCAGTACG harbors:
- the ahbD gene encoding heme b synthase; the encoded protein is MKHGHQAGAGHHAQHKKEAELRLVAWEITRNCNLNCVHCRAAATMGPYEGELDTKACLTLLDQIAEVGQPIVILTGGEPLLRPDIFEVASYGTSKGLRMVMAVNGTLVTPETAVKMAESGIKRISISIDGATKEVHDNFRGVPGAFEGAMSGIKLAKAAGIEFQVNTTITQRNIDQIPHILKLAEDLGAAALHIFLLVPTGRGKYIATEGIDAETYEKTLNWFYDQREKTKLQLKATCAPHYYRILRQRAKEEGKTVTFDTHGLDAVTRGCLGGTGFCFVSHTGVVQPCGFLDLNSGNITEDSFVNVWKNSEVFKNLRNYSLYTGKCGACEYKGVCGGCRARAYEATNGDYLSEEPLCTYSPAGMAL
- the ftsY gene encoding signal recognition particle-docking protein FtsY, producing MAFSFFKKDKKAEEIKETVSKESLEIPEVQIPEKQENVDEAESGTDSESKSDGFFARLKRGLEKTRKILTTDVDELFSINRKIDDDLLEEIEEHLITADVGVKTTLKLMDVISEKASKLKTAYDLKSTLKSEIAAILSKTPLSEKMPFKRTDNKPYVVLVAGVNGVGKTTTIGKIASQYSAKGKKVIIAAADTFRAAAAEQLGVWAERSGSELIRHKDNSDPAAVAFDAVSASVARKADIVLIDTAGRLHTKVNLMEELKKIRRSVEKALPGAPHDTIMVVDATTGQNALSQAKLFDEEIGITGIVLTKLDGTAKGGIVVAISDELDIPICYIGVGEQIEDLQEFKPELFADALF
- the smc gene encoding chromosome segregation protein SMC, giving the protein MKIKTLEICGFKSFPEKTVINFPKGISAIVGPNGCGKSNVIDAMRWIMGEQNVRNLRGRTSEDIIFAGTEAKQQLNMAEVSVTLINDDGRLPDVYNDYSEIMITRRLYRSGESEYKINRHPCRLKDIHDIFMGSGAGKKSFAVIQQGNIGAITDASPEERRFFVEEAAGVTKYKARKDETLKKIDATNENLLRVEDIISEVKRQMDSLSAQAKKAERFKEYQKEIKKLELAISAVKYSELNDNSNLINEKLTILRNTELIINSQISETGAGLAKEKLELDLSDETIARLTSERYEKLRLTDQAESELKHCNAEKTRLEKEIEDTGSRIEKSNEEARSMDDEITQAASELEILEKQIKELEEKKLQAESSSVRLKKAVSRLERLGSEMNRKYTETVAFHARISSSMKSSEGALESIKSRLRRLDEEAEASKKNLKEFETSKRTADEDLEGILCDMRDSAEDMSKAQKRLSESNSALEAATSALKDSEFRQKGLLSELGTLKKMDESMTGFGEGLKMLCRDPNVSDSLSVFADQFIIEAGYERAVEAALGESALFLYANEQETVFEALKLLKDKKAGRCGFILHSNHLIPATKTNLKDHAREILEFVRPLPGFEITVDALLANIFLVEDIYSIKSIPENLLANSTIVTQAGDVVKNGFLFSGGSDEGNSGIFEKKNRIRFLEHGILEGTSELEALEIKVSEAKNHIESARKNLAEVTETHNACIHDKQEVERKIFQIEESIKHARKRSEIVILEQDQLSGELEDMEIKVSKDKKQFLEAEKNIDLIKIILEKIRIKTDQIRQKTESSSGSLSEIIGAFSGAKSRYSGAKSQLERLVKFRDDSKSRLEQMLTQIAEKKADLDKTELRAEETRKSIHLLGETLAELSESLEQSREANNSIKERVKELISRHDGLQKKNDLIKDEIRNSESDKSQMDIQMQAIETRISEKYHIPMSECLENFKSISDLISVQDMEQSLAAFKKRIAALGEVNMTAIREYEELKERFDFLTTQKDDLVATIEDLQSIIRKINRITQEKFIETFEQINLKLKEVFPLLFGGGKAELIMTDPSKPLETGVELMIHPPGKKLSRLSLLSGGEKALSAIAFIFSVFMIKPASFCIMDEIDAPLDEANVIRFNELVKVIGKNSQILVITHNKKTMEFADVLFGVTMEKKGVSKVVSVDFTRGEVVKNGV
- a CDS encoding HU family DNA-binding protein: MTKADLIDKMASSAGITKTAAGAALEAFMEGVVEALKEEDGKVTLVGFGTFTKTTRKARKGRNPRTGEEITIDACDVVKFKPGKMLRD
- the ligA gene encoding NAD-dependent DNA ligase LigA codes for the protein MMKSEIAKRLEELKKALYEHNYRYFVLDDPIISDAEYDRLLKELSEIENAYPELVTLDSPTHRLGGLAAEKFEQARHSLPMLSLDNAFDTGDIHDFHQRIMKFLENSKDRILFTAEPKLDGVALELIYEKGILVKALTRGDGETGEVITANVKTIRNIPLKLQTSEESIPELLEVRGEAVMDKAAFENLNKYRLEEGQPLFANPRNATAGSLRQLDPSVTSGRRLSFYAYGVGIHEGAGFSSQIDMLKYIADAGFMVNPFIKGRISVDEVIEVYNDLLEKRPGLPYEIDGMVVKVDDFRLQAELGIKAKSPRWAIAWKFPSIQETTKILDIKVQVGRTGAITPVAFLDPVNIGGVMVSRASLHNADEIKRKDIRIGDTVFVERAGDVIPRVVKVVETLRNGSEILFEMPETCPECGGEVFQDKDEAVLRCVNVSCPAVVKEGIIHFAAKDSFDIKGLGESLVERLLESGLIKSAADLFVLDIEKLAALERMGVKSAQNIIKAIESKKTIEAWRFINSLGIRHIGQQTAVLLSEKYPDIQMLFKALPDELEKIEGIGPVAAESIAFFFHNPLNKAEIEKLFSYGVVLKKPEIKAAQGKFSGKTFVLTGTLPVMSRDEAKKLIESSGGKVTGSVSSKTDYVVAGESPGSKLDKANQLGIKVLGEEELIELLK
- a CDS encoding nucleoside phosphorylase, with product MTSIVTPPDIKGTAPKTAILTGIKPDMDMLVRSFDAIEKRIPLFMAQIVIPKNNPDICIAGPFMGAPYSVMIMETLIKWGVKKFIFTGWCGSISESLKIGSILIPDSALIDEGVSRHYMFDSSDNNISYPDFNSSEILLKKAEEKGLKPYEGKIWTTDAPYMETPEKVALFRDKGAVAVDMETSAFFYVAKKRGVAASAILVVSDELFTLKWKTGLREEGFKQGRKSVCDLILKICL
- a CDS encoding Fic family protein, whose amino-acid sequence is MNFDRLNELKAKLDGLRPLPDAAVRNLHENLVLQWTYNSNAIEGNTLSLMETKVALEGITVGGKTLREHFEVINHREAIFFVEEIVSANTPLSEWHIKSLHQLILKNIDDTNAGKYRSINVLISGAQHVPPDYIHVSDEMAGFISWYQKSASDMHPVELAARAHCDFVKIHPFVDGNGRTSRLLMNVELMKAGYPAAVIPVNRRLEYYSFLDKAHTSGEYEPFIRLIAEIAEQSFEPYWHALGIK